The proteins below are encoded in one region of Garra rufa chromosome 12, GarRuf1.0, whole genome shotgun sequence:
- the LOC141346926 gene encoding G-protein coupled receptor 22: METDGSFTGGHGLSLLQAEDSVGAGLAQQEGTWLGFRATVSAVLLLELLLGVGGNLTVLVLYCGHCSLLESVSHAVTLSLHTLDLLLCLLCLPITATLLILGGASVPHHALLCCLHESAASFASVGTALNLLLISLDRYDISVRPANRLLTPRRATVLLIGVWGVSLAMPLLPFVEAGFVSGQGEGLFVHSNSTVLCSEWGGTLQAHLLLQVPVFLCSLAVMLFTYSRILQALRIRIGRTPRPHRDSKRPVHRLWLRRKKSRRSPDHSNRNTPMSPPPLSTGPLIASDTVTTVTINTETNTPLLTTPLSPTPTVSVITSPLSPTPTASMVTTPLSPTPSVSVITSPHIPTPATSSAPLSPMPTVSTVTTQLSPAPVHGPPSMGVGASVSAILALRRAVRRHRDRRERQRRVFRMSVIIILSFLLCWAPLSIMPLLMLAIGPSDWLERLRLCFLVLAYWTVVLHPLLYAFTRQKLRKVLHTRLRRLRPQNTQTRIRTNTRIRRKHRADCSDATDRCLTEAVRE, from the coding sequence ATGGAGACAGATGGCAGCTTCACTGGGGGCCACGGTCTGTCCCTCTTACAGGCTGAAGATAGCGTGGGGGCCGGCCTCGCGCAGCAGGAAGGGACGTGGCTCGGCTTCCGTGCTACAGTGAGTGCTGTGTTGCTCCTGGAGCTGCTCCTAGGGGTGGGCGGCAATCTGACCGTGCTGGTGTTGTACTGTGGTCACTGCAGCCTGTTGGAGTCCGTCAGTCATGCCGTCACGCTCAGCCTGCACACCCTTGACCTGCTACTCTGTCTCCTCTGCCTGCCGATCACTGCCACGCTTCTCATCCTGGGTGGAGCCTCGGTTCCTCACCACGCCCTCCTCTGCTGTCTCCACGAATCAGCAGCCAGCTTCGCCAGTGTGGGCACCGCACTTAATCTGCTGCTCATCAGCTTAGATCGCTATGACATCAGCGTCCGACCAGCTAATCGTCTGCTGACGCCTCGAAGAGCAACAGTTTTACTTATTGGAGTATGGGGAGTTTCATTAGCCATGCCCCTCCTACCGTTCGTTGAGGCGGGGTTTGTTTCAGGGCAAGGCGAGGGGTTGTTTGTGCACTCTAATAGCACTGTGCTTTGTTCGGAGTGGGGAGGAACTCTACAGGCTCATTTGTTGCTACAGGTTCCTGTGTTTCTGTGCTCTCTCGCTGTGATGCTGTTTACATACTCGCGGATTCTCCAGGCACTGCGCATCCGCATCGGACGCACGCCGAGGCCCCATCGAGACAGCAAACGGCCTGTGCATCGCCTGTGGTTAAGGCGTAAAAAGTCAAGAAGGTCGCCGGATCACTCGAACAGAAACACACCGATGTCCCCACCGCCGCTTTCGACCGGGCCGCTTATCGCCTCAGATACAGTTACAACAGTAACCATCAACACTGAGACGAACACTCCCTTACTCACTACACCACTTAGCCCCACCCCTACAGTGTCTGTGATAACCTCGCCGTTAAGCCCCACCCCCACTGCTTCAATGGTAACCACACCTTTGAGTCCCACCCCATCTGTGTCCGTCATAACTAGCCCCCACATCCCCACTCCTGCTACATCCTCAGCGCCTTTGAGCCCCATGCCCACTGTGTCCACAGTAACCACTCAGCTAAGCCCCGCCCCTGTCCACGGACCGCCCAGCATGGGCGTGGGTGCATCAGTATCAGCCATTTTGGCTCTGCGTCGAGCGGTTCGCCGCCACCGAGATCGGCGGGAACGTCAAAGGCGAGTCTTTCGCATGTCCGTCATCATCATTCTCTCGTTTCTGCTGTGCTGGGCACCTCTTTCCATCATGCCCCTTCTCATGTTGGCCATCGGGCCCTCTGATTGGCTGGAACGCCTGAGACTTTGCTTCCTGGTGCTCGCTTATTGGACGGTTGTGCTACATCCGCTGCTGTACGCGTTCACACGGCAAAAACTGCGCAAGGTTCTGCATACCCGTCTGCGCAGGCTGCGGCCGCAAAACACGCAGACTCGTATTCGCACTAATACCAGGATCCGCCGCAAACACAGGGCAGATTGCAGCGACGCTACTGACCGCTGCCTGACGGAGGCTGTTCGAGAGTGA